TTGGTGATCTCAGTCCACATATcctttggtggtggaggtgcAGGTCGAGAACGCGTTTCTCGTGTTCTTTCGATATCAATTTCCCTCTCGCGATCGTAAATGGAAACATTAACACGGTCACGAGTATCTGGGGGTGACGGGTCCTTCAGAATGGGCTTTGGCATGGGCGCAGGAGCAGGTGAAGGAGCGTCATCCCTCTCAGGAATGAATTTGCTCTTCCTGGAACCACTGTACCTCGTCCAGTTTGTCTCGGTACTTCCACCGCCGACTCCATCCATGCGGATGCGCTCAGTGCCTGGGGGGACATCAACGAGTGTCCAGTCCTTGGTAGCACCGCCCCAGGCTTCACCCATTCGGCCGCGAGAGTCAATCTTGCTGGTAAGATAGTCGCCTTCTTCGTCCACAGCACTGGGTGTCGGCAGAGGAGCAGCTGAATGGGCTCGACGCCGGGTTGTTTCGGACTCGCGTCGAACCACGAGTTCGTCATCGCGGTAGTCGGATCGTCGTTCTCGGCTTTGAGAACGAGTGCGCGATGTGCGAGTAACATCTACTTCAGTTCTGTTCTTTGACAAAGAAATATCGATATCTGTCTCACGCTCTCGGACTCGGGAAGGAGCACGAGGCTGAGGCTTTGGCTGGGGAGGAGGAGTAGGAGGTCTAGCTTTGATCATGCCTGCAACTGTTAGCGTTTTGAATCGTTTGGTTAGAACTTCAGTTTGCTTACCATGGTCGATATCCCGGTAGTGGGTGATAACCTCTCGCTCGATTGTTGGTCCGCGGATAGTCTGGGGCGGGGGAGGCGGAGGAGAAGGCTTGGGAACCGGAGGGGGCGAAGGAGCCCTCTCGCGCTCAATGATGCGAGTGCGAATGCGCTCTCGCTCCTCAACTGGAGGGGCGGGCGGAGGAGAAGGCGACTTTGGTCGCTCAACGTATCTGACAACACGGGCGGGCGAAGGAGCTCGCCTGGGAGGTGGTTGAGAGGGTTCTCTGACTCGCTCTCGCTCGTAAACTCTGGTGCGAGAACGCTCATGCTCATGGTCGTGCGAGTGATGGCTGCTGGGTGAAATGCTGCGGGGTCTTCGAATGATGCGTTCCTCTCGAACGCGAACTGGGCTGGGACTTCTGGGTCGGTGTCGGTCGATGGTCTCTACTTGACGCTGGCGCAAGACCATGGGACCAGCTTCTGTTCGGCGAGTATCTTCTCGCAAAAAGGCGGGTGTTCGAGATTCCTCTCGCGGGGGAGGGCTGATGGTAACGGTGCGACGACGATAGTCGACTTCATCAAGCCCCTCCGGAGCTGAACGTCGAGGAGCAGGGTAGTAATCCCTCTCCTCGAACTCAGTAGCCCTTACACGGGACATTTTGGTGTAATAAAGTGCTGTTTTCTGTGGATGTGTATATACCGATGCTGGTTTTGGTGCACTTTTAAAGGCGCCAACTCAATTCAACAGGCTGTTGGGTTGCGACAAAGAGTTGCAAAAGGGTATGTCGTCACACTTCAAACAAGGTGGGGTTCCAGCGACGAGCCTCAGACTTGGTGAGGTCTTGTTACGAGCCAAGCGAGAAGCAAAGCTGTAAACTACAAACCCAAAAGAATGCGATGTTTTTGAGGTGATaagagaggaggagaaaagcAATAGCcaagagaaatggaagagaaaggaaaaaaagagTTTATGAGTGTCAGGTGGGTTTAATGGCGCGCAAGCCGCAAAGCGCCGCAAGAATCAGGCCCCAGGCGAGCAAGGACGGAGCATGGAAGCAAAGCAGAACGTCGTCATCCGACAGCAATAATGAGAGGGAACCCCCCGCCAACAATAGGGTGTCAGCCGTGACCTTGACCTTACTCTAGTTAATGGAGGGGCTGGGCATGGGCAGTGCTGGTGCTGGGCTGCTTGAGCAATGTCAAGATGGGAAGACCTGGTAAGCTGTTGTAGTGGGCAAAGCGGGGACTGCTGCTCCAAGGTTAGGTACaagattgatgatggtggcAGCGGTCCGCAACGGGAGAACTAACATAAACGATGATCTTTTCGCCTGTTGCACCTTCGTCGAATAGTATGTAGCAAGTCTGATCGAACCTCTGTCCAAACGTTGATCATAAACTTGACAACTTCAGAGGAATCTTGCCTTGTGTGGACATCAACGAATGACCACAATAGACAGACGGTATACCCATCCAATGATCCATCAAGTACCGGAGGCAAGTCAGTCTGCCTGCCTTACGACCCCAAACACGATGAGTCTACCATGGCGGCCCAATGAGACGGGCCCTCCTCCCACGCGAAACATTCAGATGGAGGGTCAAGCGCAGCCAGGAAGAACATGAGACCTACCAGCCTGACAAACTCTGCTCAGAAATTGTCTCTGCCCAAGGCCCCATCAACGATAGTCCCATTTTCCCGTTATAGAGTTCATCGCCGTTTGCCTTGTACGATTCTGGGCATTCGTTGGGCCTAATTTTGCATCTATCGATTCGTGCTTGCTCTGCCCCTTCTTTGACGAGAGCAAAAGCTCGTTTGTTTAACATCCAAAGCTGGCTGTGGTGTGGAGATCTACTGACGCAATAGTGCAGCAGCTCACCCCGGCATCTTCTGGTCCTTGGCCCCAGTGCATTGCGAGATGGGAGCCAGAACAGGGCTCTCAGACTGCCCCCTGCGGCGCCACGAGCCCATATCAGCGAATAACGTGAAGGCTCGAGATGCAACTCAGTGAGGTCGACAAAGAAGGTACAGATGTTAATTCTGGCCGAAGAGATAACAATTGTGCTGAGCAATGCGAATGCTGCAAGTCTATCTCTGTCACATAGAGTTGCATGCAAATCATTGCCCTTGTGATCGGCGATGGAGGTCCAAGTCGTTGTTCCGCTCAGTTGGGCATTGAATCTCAAAACGAGTGGTCCTGTCATGGACTAGGACTGGGGTCTCTGAGAATTACTGAAGATCCTTGAGAAACATCGTACCGAACTTCCAAAGTCACACTGAGAGCCCAACGAGGCGTCGAGCTTGAACCCCATAAGCCGCCATCCTCAGCTGTCAGTTCCTAGTCGAAGCCCTTTGGAGTCGCTGAGGCATCAATGCTGAGCATCTGCCGTCCTTCCATGGTTCTATGGCTGTCTGTCACATGTGACATGCTGCTGCACAGACCAGGCAAGTTTGCGTGCCAGGCAGGGTTCATGACAGGGCACGGTTGACTTGGATTCGTCTAGATTGTTCTCTTGAAACTTGACATCGAGGAAATGGAATATTGGAGGGTCCATTGAAGGGTCTACTTTCTTCAAATTCTTCTAACGGGATAGTTCATCAAGCTTTATGCCACGCATTTGGTGACAGCAACTTCCTCACTGAATCCGTCTCTGGAGCTTAGGAACATAGACTCAGCTACCAAATCCACAGCCATCGAATTGGACGGCTTCCGTAGCTCAGTTGGTTAGAGCGTCGTACTAATACTTCATTCCGAGTATCCGGTAATGCGAAGGTCTCAGGTTCAAGCCCTGGCGGGAGCAATCCCAATGCCTTCCAATTCGTATTTTTGATACTCAGACGTCTTTGACAGATCTGAGACCTTCTTTTTGCAACTTTCATTCTTGTTATTTCTCTGGTTCAGTGATAAAACAATTCCTTTAAAATGGCAAGGAGTCTTACATAGTTCAGTATTGTCATCTCAATCCATCGGCCATAGCCCATTCAGGGTGCAAGCAGTGTAAACCACTTACAAGATTTAGCAAATATGACATTTACTATCAGGCTGTAGTCAAAAGAACGTGACCTATCCAGAACAGCCGAACAGCGTCCAAGACAGTGCTGCCTAGACGCTATCCATCGAAATCTAGGTTAGTAGTAAATCTCGAGTTGTAATCCTCCAGAAGTGCAAATGTCAAGCGATAGACGACATCTTGTGTAGAATGTCTCCAGGACTATATACCAATAACAAACCACAAAACCATACGGGCCCAATATAAGGATATCAACTATAGACTATTTAACTTAAATACACCAAGAAGATTGAAGGAATAACCTCCTATAGTACTCTTAGATGCTCTTTAAACCAGAACTTACCTTGAACCAGATGTAGATAAACCATGAACATTGGCAATTAACTGCATATATTATCACAGGTAATCACCACGAGGATCGATACGTTGAGATTCTGATAACCATTCTATAAGAAATGGCGTTGCTTCTGTGAATTTCCTAGGCATTATAAACAAATTCCGGCTTGGTAAATATATTGGCTGGACGAGCCACATCGCATTTAAATTGATAGAAGGGAACCACACAAAGAATAAGGACTCATTCGCACAGTAAGTCGGATGTAGCTGGGATCTTGTATCTCATAAGTCGCCCAGAAGCATTAACAGCAACTCATTGTCCAGTATCTCAATCGGCCGCAACTTACTCAAGCACGGGTATTTTGCCGACCGCTTGAATACGAATTTACCAACTACTTCTTATCGACTTCAACTATGTTGTAAGTGCTTTGGGGGTTTGTAGATTTGACTGAAACACAGGCCCTTATCATTCCgttgatgctgagattgagccCGGCAATGACGCTTCTACAGGCACATGAAGACTCGGTATTTGTCGTAAATCCCTATTCAGTATTCCCTACCTGGGCTATTTCTGCTACTTATCCAAGAAAGCACTACAGACGGAGTGTAATATAAAAAGAGCATATAAACAAGGTTGTCGTTCAAGACCAACGTGCCAAAGATAATTGCTTGAACGCCTAAAACTGATTTCATTCATACTGAGCTATCATTAAGAATAAAGGTGAGGGGAAAGTGAAGTAACGTCAATCTGAAAATGTCCTTATAGCCAAAAGATGACGCCCCCCTACAGACCACGTTTTGTGTCCTTTGCGATCAACCCtgtcaagctcttctccgGCTTAGGGTAGTCAGGACGGCCCGCCAACATGTCTACTACCTCTGACAGGCCCAGCCAGTGGGCAGTCGCAGGTCTTCGGTTGGGCCAATCTGTGCCGTGCTCCTCTAGCTCCTCCATTGCGTTGAACACAACCTCGGAGCCCTGGATACCAATGACAGAGGCACTCTTGGGGTCCTTCTTAACGTGGTTATGAGCATTACGTCCAAAGCCCTCAAGATGCTGGATGCACTTGATGGCCAGACGAACAGCTCGGCAACGATCCATAGCGGAAGGAACACCACCCTGCTGGACGTGACCAGGAATACTCTCTCGGCTCTCGAACCGGTCGTGAGCCTCTTCGCGGATGATGTCCGCAATGAGCTTAGCATTGTAGACCTTGCTGGACTTCTCGTTTACGAGAATCAGGCGTCCAGCACGGGACTGgcccttgtccttcttgaaAACCTCCTTGAGGTGGTTAACATCGGAGTTGAGCATCTCAAGAGAGATACCTTCCTCGGGGATGTAGACAGCGGAGGCACCAACATCCAGGCCAGCCAGGGTAGCGATGTAGCCTGAGCGACCACCCTGAGTCTCGATAACGAAGACACGACGACGGGTAGCGGACGCTGattgcttgatcttgtcacAGTAGTTGACAAGCTCGTTCAAGCAAGTATCTGAGCCCAGAGAATACTCGGTTCCGGGAACgttgttggagatggtggcGGGGAGAATAACCATGGGGATGCACAAAGAAGGGTAGTCCTTCCTGGCCTTGCGCATTTGAGAAACGGAGTGGAAGGCCTCGAAACCACCAACAAGGAATAGAGCATCAAAGTGGTGCTCCTCGATCAGGTTGGCAATCAACTCCATACCAGACTCGCCAGGAAGCTCTCGGTTTGTACCAATCTCGGAACCGCCCTTGCTTGCCCAACCGTCAACCTCGAGCCAGTCGAACGGGCGGACAGCGCCGATAGGCTTGTCATCGTGGTGTCGCGCGAATCCAGCGAAACCGTTGTGAATAGCCAGAGGCTCGTGGCCCTTGGAAAGACAGTACGCAACAGCAGCACGTACTGCAGCGTTCATGCCACCAGCAGGGGCACCAACATTGATGAAGCCAATTCGCATGCGCTAAGCAGTCAGTTGTCAGTAAGAGGAACAATAATGCAGAGTTAGGGCCAGACTTACATCCTTTTCAGGCAGCTTAGAATCGTCAACCATGACGTTCGTGGTCAACATATAAGAGCCCCATTGGTCGGCGAACTCGGCATCACGAAGAGACATGGCCTTCTCGAAGTCTTTGGCATCAACGGCCTTGGCGAGTTCTTTGGTCTCAGCCACAGCTTGCATTAGAGGCTTGCGGACAATCTTGTTCTCGTTAATAGCGATGAAAGGAGTCTCGGTCTCTGGTGTAGCTTCGAGGACAGCCTTGACGGCTTCAACACCCTGCAGGGTAGCCAACATTCGGTCGTATGCGACGGCAGTACCGCCTCGTTGGACGTGACCGAGGGTGGTAATACGTGTATCGAGAGCAAGACCGCCCTCGCTCTTGTCGGCTAAGATGTTCTTGATTTCTTCGGCGCCGATCTTGTTGCCGTCCTTGTCGCGGGCACCTTCAGCGACAATGACAATGGTCTTGCGCTTTCCAAGGTCTCGATGCTGTAAGTCGTTAGTGCCTGTGATTGGAAGCTATTGTCTGCGCTTAAACCTACCCTTCGCACAACGACTTTCATATCTTCCTGCCAATCATGCTCACGAGGTCTTTCAGGAATAAAGACAAAGTCTGCACCAGTTGCGACACCGGCCATGAGGGCCAGCCAACCACAATGTCGGCCCATGACTTCGACGACGAAAGCACGCGAGTGTGAAGAGGCTGTCGCTTCGACGTAGTCGACCATCTCGCAAATACGGGCGAGTGCTGAGTAGCAACCAATGGTCGCATCGGTTCCTGTGAGATCATTGTCGATAGAGCCGACGAGACCAACAATGTTGAGATGCTTATAAGGTGCTATTTGTTCTGTAGACAGCTCTCCCTTGGAAACGAGCTCTTCCAGCAGAGAAGGCCACTCAGCTCGGAACTTGTCAGCACCAGTCAAGGAGCCGTCACCACCGCAGATGATCAGAGCATCAATGCCAGAAAGAACCATGTTCTTGGCGGCCGTTAACCGACCGGGACGCTCGTAGAAAGCCATGCATCGAGCAGTACCAATAAGTGTACCACCCTCAGAGAGGTAGCCTCTGACATCGTTCCACTGCATCTGTCGGATGAAGTCGCCTCCCTGCACCAAACCCTCATATCCCTCGTAGACGCAGTAGGCGTCGCAACCCATGTGAAGGGACATGCGCACAACAGCTCGGACAGCGGCGTTCATGCCAGGGGAGTCACCTCCCGAGGTCATGACggcgatcttcttcttgggggcCATTTTGGCGGATTctgaaagaggaagaacGCTTAGTATTGATGATTCGATTCAAGGTTTGCCAGAACCGAGTTGAAGTAAGTTTGAGATATTGCGTAGCCGTCCGGAGAAGGAAAAAACGCGGGGGGCAGATAGTGTAGCTCTAAAAGTGTATATGATGAGAAACAAGGGCACAACAATTGGGGAGAGCACGATACTTACAGGAAAataaggagaagagaagagaagcgcCGGCTTCAACGGATGATATTGACAGAATATGGTCTCACCAGGTTTCCTGTCAAGAGAAGGGGGGAAATTATTATGGCGCCAGCTTCATGGTCCGGGCAGCAGTCGGTCGGTGACGCAGCTGGAGGTCAGGATAAGTACCTACAGTAGCGAGGGGCAGCACAGGGAAGCCAAGAACCGACTGACGAAGTGGAGGGTATGATGTGTGAAGAAAGCTCTTATCGCTTATCGGCCCGCGCGGGGGGCAGATTTTGGTTTTTTTTAGGTGCCAGTCTTGACCCAAGGTGAGCTTTTAGCTGGCTCAGGTGGGTTATGATGTTACGATTCGTAAGGTGAATTATTAGCACTCACCTCACTTTGCAGCCTCTTGTCCCTCTAGTCTCGGTGTTTtatgcttgcttgcttgtcTGGTTGCCAATTGCCAGCTGCGATAATCCCCTCAAGCccctcttctttttttatcGCACGCACAATCGAATCGAAGCTGTTAGAATAATACCGCATTCCTGAGGTATTCATGCTATCTGATCCACGTTTCGGTGGCATTGGGCGACGCAATGGTACAGAAACAGCATTGGCAGTGGGACGGGGCGCTTCCATGAGACGTCATAAAGCCGCATTCTTTTTTGCCTACCAACAGGCCGGACAAGAGGAGACTTTGCATGATTTCAATCATGAATAACTGGATGTTGAATACAAGGGTTGTGTCAAGTATCCAACGCATTTCTGCGATATCTATCTATTCATATGTCACTTCAAAGACAACTACCGGCGCATCAAATTTTTGACATGATCTTCATCCTGGTCTACCGCGATCTGCTACTTTAGCTCTAGCTAATTGGCATGTAGTGGTTCGTGGGGCTGAAGTGCGTTGAATGACGGCAGCCAGATCTTCAACGCAGGACAGGTGATTATTAAGGCATTAAGGCAGGCTGAACTGCAAGATCGAAGAACCGAAAGGCGATCGAGATGTCCTGATTTATCAATTGTCAGGCAGGGGCTCTTACATGGCTGCTCACCTCACATCGTATGCAATTTCAAACACGCCATCAGTCACTACATGCCCATGTCATCCTCAAAATCGCTGGCCTCAGAAGACGCCTCAGGTTGAAATCAATGTATATCGTTATTAAAAGGGATAAACACTTGAGAAATGAGATAACTCATAAACCAGTTTGCCAACGGACGGCATAGAAGAACCAAAGCTAGGACAAGACATCGTCTTGCCATCTTGAATACCCTAGACCCCCATACGGAAGAAGGCAAGACAACGGTCAACACAGCTAGACAAGAGTCATGAGTTTCTAATTCCATGACTACAAGGGGCCTGGGACGCATAATTGCTTTGGTAGGAAGAGATGCCTTCCAATAGCATATCTGAGGCAGGCAAAGATGCGAACTCCAAGGTCACCAGCCTGCCGGCGCTCTGAAATCTGACCAGTCATTGAGAAAACTTGACAGTCATCTTGGAACCCGAGACGGGCTGTGATGATCGCTGCGAGGATTACTGGTGCGTCCACCACTGGAGCCCTGTATTTACGACCCGGCGGTGCAAGCAAGGAAATGAGAGGCCGAAATGTGAAAATAGAAAGCCCTTTAGGAGAGTCATATGGCTGCAGATGCTGTTTTATGCGCTGGCAAGCGTCACCTCACAGCGGTTGGGATGGATGGTTGGCCTGGTGCGACGGCAGCGCGTCTGCTGACCTGGAGCGCCAAGCGCTGAGTCGCCAGGACCCTGAAGAAGCGCCCCTGAACATGACGACAGAGGCCTCAGCAGGGCCTCAGCTCATCGCAACCCAGGTTAACAAGGCTCAATTCAAGTCTGCCTCCCTTGAAGCTGCCTTGACTGCCTACTGTAACTGTTAAGCCTCTCGACAACGAGTG
This genomic stretch from Fusarium oxysporum f. sp. lycopersici 4287 chromosome 2, whole genome shotgun sequence harbors:
- a CDS encoding 6-phosphofructokinase, encoding MAPKKKIAVMTSGGDSPGMNAAVRAVVRMSLHMGCDAYCVYEGYEGLVQGGDFIRQMQWNDVRGYLSEGGTLIGTARCMAFYERPGRLTAAKNMVLSGIDALIICGGDGSLTGADKFRAEWPSLLEELVSKGELSTEQIAPYKHLNIVGLVGSIDNDLTGTDATIGCYSALARICEMVDYVEATASSHSRAFVVEVMGRHCGWLALMAGVATGADFVFIPERPREHDWQEDMKVVVRRHRDLGKRKTIVIVAEGARDKDGNKIGAEEIKNILADKSEGGLALDTRITTLGHVQRGGTAVAYDRMLATLQGVEAVKAVLEATPETETPFIAINENKIVRKPLMQAVAETKELAKAVDAKDFEKAMSLRDAEFADQWGSYMLTTNVMVDDSKLPEKDRMRIGFINVGAPAGGMNAAVRAAVAYCLSKGHEPLAIHNGFAGFARHHDDKPIGAVRPFDWLEVDGWASKGGSEIGTNRELPGESGMELIANLIEEHHFDALFLVGGFEAFHSVSQMRKARKDYPSLCIPMVILPATISNNVPGTEYSLGSDTCLNELVNYCDKIKQSASATRRRVFVIETQGGRSGYIATLAGLDVGASAVYIPEEGISLEMLNSDVNHLKEVFKKDKGQSRAGRLILVNEKSSKVYNAKLIADIIREEAHDRFESRESIPGHVQQGGVPSAMDRCRAVRLAIKCIQHLEGFGRNAHNHVKKDPKSASVIGIQGSEVVFNAMEELEEHGTDWPNRRPATAHWLGLSEVVDMLAGRPDYPKPEKSLTGLIAKDTKRGL